The Micromonospora sp. NBC_00421 DNA window GTGTTCAACCTCGCCGACCAGGTCCGCGAGACCATCCAGCAGACCCTGCACCAGCTGCTGGAACGCCGCCCCGATCCGTTCGGCCCCTGACCCGGGGCACGCCGCCGGTGGTCCGGGCGGTGCGGCGATCCGGGCGGTGCGGCGATCCGGGCGGTGCGGCGATCCGGGCGGTGCGGTGGTCCGGGGTCAGGCCGGGCGGCGACGTCGGTGCAGCGCCCGGCCGGCGGAGACCGCGCCGGCCAGCAGCCCGACCGCCGCCGTCGACGGTACGGCGATCCTGGCGGCCCGCCGGGCGGTGCGGAAGTCACGAACCTCCCAGCCCCGTTCCCTGGCCGCGCGTAGCAGCGCGCCGTCCGGGTTGACCGCCACCGCCCGCCCCACCGCGTCGAGCATCGGCAGGTCGTTGCGGGAGTCGCTGTAGGCGGTGCAGCGGGTCAGGTCCAGGCCTTCCACCGTGGCGAGCTGGGTGACCGCCTCGGCCTTGGCCGGCCCGTGCATCAGGTCACCCACCAGCCGGCCGGTGTAGGCCCCGTCGACGATCTCGGCGACCGTGCCGACCGCGCCGGTAAGGCCGAGCCGGGCGGCGATCACCCGGCCGATCTCCACCGGCGCGGCGCTCACCAACCAGACCCGCTGGCCGGCGTCCAGGTGACGCTGGGCGAGCCGTCGGGTGCCGGCCCAGATCCGCGGCGC harbors:
- a CDS encoding HAD family hydrolase, with protein sequence MGGSTTPRAARHVRVGATAREGGAMAGSRRVTVSTDLHGHTAGWAEATASPVPARTDTCAAAFFDVDNTMMQGASIYWFARGLAARRYLTTADVARFAWQQARFRLLATEHAGDMSQAKQAALAFVEGWRVDDVERLAEEIFDELMAPRIWAGTRRLAQRHLDAGQRVWLVSAAPVEIGRVIAARLGLTGAVGTVAEIVDGAYTGRLVGDLMHGPAKAEAVTQLATVEGLDLTRCTAYSDSRNDLPMLDAVGRAVAVNPDGALLRAARERGWEVRDFRTARRAARIAVPSTAAVGLLAGAVSAGRALHRRRRPA